The following are encoded in a window of Ranitomeya variabilis isolate aRanVar5 chromosome 6, aRanVar5.hap1, whole genome shotgun sequence genomic DNA:
- the KLHL18 gene encoding kelch-like protein 18 isoform X1, translating to MVDELEELEDLVHVTVGDLPSRGYGVMEEIRRQGKLCDVTLKVGEHKFSAHRIVLAASIPYFHAMFTNDMMECKQDEIVMQGMDPCALEALINFAYNGHLAIDQQNVQSLLMGASFLQLQNIKDACCAFLKERLHPKNCLGVRQFAETMMCSVLYDAANRFIHEHFVEVSMSEEFLALAFDEVLELVSRDELNVKAEEQVFEAALAWLRYDREQRELFLPELLTKIRLPLCQPQFLTDRVQQDDLVRCCHKCRDLVDEAKDYHLMPERRPHLLAFKTRPRCCTSIAGLIYAVGGLNSAAHFYAGDSLNVVEVFDPIANRWEKCQPMTTARSRVGVAVVNGLLYAIGGYDGQSRMSTVEAYNPESDSWSRVGSMNSKRSAMGTVVLDGQIYVCGGYDGSCSLNSVETYSPETDKWSVVTPMSSNRGAAGVTVFEGRIYVSGGHDGLQIFNTMEYYNHHTATWHPVANMLNKRCRHGAASLGSKMFISGGYDGSAFLSVAEVYNSMADQWYLITPMNTRRSRVSLVANCGRLYAVGGYDGPSNLNSVEMYDPETNRWTFMAPMVYHEGGVGVGCIPLLTI from the exons GTCGGGGAGCACAAGTTCAGTGCGCACCGCATCGTGCTGGCGGCCTCCATCCCGTACTTCCACGCCATGTTCACCAACGACATGATGGAGTGCAAGCAGGACGAGATCGTCATGCAGGGAATGGACCCCTG CGCCCTGGAGGCTTTGATTAACTTTGCGTATAACGGGCACCTGGCCATCGACCAGCAGAACGTGCAGTCCCTCCTGATGggcgccagcttcctgcagctgcaGAACATAAAGGACGCCTGCTGCGCCTTCCTGAAGGAGCG GTTGCACCCCAAGAATTGCCTGGGTGTGCGGCAGTTTGCGGAGACGATGATGTGCTCGGTGCTGTACGATGCCGCCAACCGCTTCATCCACGAGCACTTTGTGGAGGTCTCCATGTCGGAGGAGTTCCTGGCTCTCGCCTTTGATGAGGTCCTGGAGCTGGTGTCCAGAGACGAGCTGAACGTGAAGGCGGAGGAGCAG GTGTTTGAGGCGGCCCTGGCCTGGCTGCGCTATGACCGGGAGCAGCGCGAGCTCTTCCTCCCCGAGCTCCTGACTAAGATCCGGCTGCCcctgtgccagccacagttcctcaCGGACCGGGTGCAGCAGGACGACCTGGTGCGCTGCTGCCATAAATGCCG GGACCTGGTGGACGAGGCGAAGGATTACCACCTGATGCCCGAGCGTAGGCCACACCTCCTGGCATTCAAGACCCGCCCCCGCTGCTGCACCTCCATCGCCGGCCTCATCTACGCCGTGGGAGGACTCAACTCTGCAG CGCATTTCTACGCAGGCGATTCGCTGAACGTGGTTGAAGTCTTTGACCCAATCGCCAACCGCTGGGAGAAGTGCCAGCCAATGACGACGGCTCGCAGCAGGGTGGGCGTGGCGGTGGTGAATGGACTCCTGTATGCCATTGGTGGCTATGACGGCCAATCGCGGATGAGCACGGTGGAGGCGTACAACCCTGAGAGCGACTCGTGGAGCCGGGTCGGCAGTATGAACAGTAAGCGGAG TGCGATGGGGACGGTGGTGCTGGACGGACAGATCTACGTCTGCGGGGGATACGACGGCAGCTGCTCGCTGAACTCCGTGGAGACGTATTCCCCAGAGACGGACAA GTGGTCTGTGGTGACCCCCATGAGCTCGAATCGCGGCGCGGCAGGAGTGACTGTATTCGAAGGGCGGATTTACGTGTCGGGCGGACATGACGGGCTGCAGATCTTCAACACT ATGGAGTATTACAACCACCACACAGCTACGTGGCACCCGGTGGCAAATATGCTGAACAAACGCTGCCGTCATGGAGCGGCTTCACTCGGGAGCAAGATGTTCATCAGTGGCGGTTACGATGGTTCTGCATTCTTGAGCGTTGCCGAGGTTTACAACTCCATGGCGGACCAATGGTACCTCATCACCCCTATGAACACTAGGCGCAGCCGCGTCTCTTTAGTAGCCAATTGTGGCCGCCTGTATGCAGTGGGTGGCTATGACGGCCCGTCCAACTTGAACTCTGTAGAAATGTACGACCCTGAGACCAACCGATGGACGTTTATGGCTCCCATGGTTTATCATGAAGGTGGTGTAGGGGTGGGCTGTATACCGCTTCTGACAATATAG
- the KLHL18 gene encoding kelch-like protein 18 isoform X2: MVDELEELEDLVHVTVGDLPSRGYGVMEEIRRQGKLCDVTLKVGEHKFSAHRIVLAASIPYFHAMFTNDMMECKQDEIVMQGMDPCALEALINFAYNGHLAIDQQNVQSLLMGASFLQLQNIKDACCAFLKERLHPKNCLGVRQFAETMMCSVLYDAANRFIHEHFVEVSMSEEFLALAFDEVLELVSRDELNVKAEEQVFEAALAWLRYDREQRELFLPELLTKIRLPLCQPQFLTDRVQQDDLVRCCHKCRDLVDEAKDYHLMPERRPHLLAFKTRPRCCTSIAGLIYAVGGLNSAGDSLNVVEVFDPIANRWEKCQPMTTARSRVGVAVVNGLLYAIGGYDGQSRMSTVEAYNPESDSWSRVGSMNSKRSAMGTVVLDGQIYVCGGYDGSCSLNSVETYSPETDKWSVVTPMSSNRGAAGVTVFEGRIYVSGGHDGLQIFNTMEYYNHHTATWHPVANMLNKRCRHGAASLGSKMFISGGYDGSAFLSVAEVYNSMADQWYLITPMNTRRSRVSLVANCGRLYAVGGYDGPSNLNSVEMYDPETNRWTFMAPMVYHEGGVGVGCIPLLTI, encoded by the exons GTCGGGGAGCACAAGTTCAGTGCGCACCGCATCGTGCTGGCGGCCTCCATCCCGTACTTCCACGCCATGTTCACCAACGACATGATGGAGTGCAAGCAGGACGAGATCGTCATGCAGGGAATGGACCCCTG CGCCCTGGAGGCTTTGATTAACTTTGCGTATAACGGGCACCTGGCCATCGACCAGCAGAACGTGCAGTCCCTCCTGATGggcgccagcttcctgcagctgcaGAACATAAAGGACGCCTGCTGCGCCTTCCTGAAGGAGCG GTTGCACCCCAAGAATTGCCTGGGTGTGCGGCAGTTTGCGGAGACGATGATGTGCTCGGTGCTGTACGATGCCGCCAACCGCTTCATCCACGAGCACTTTGTGGAGGTCTCCATGTCGGAGGAGTTCCTGGCTCTCGCCTTTGATGAGGTCCTGGAGCTGGTGTCCAGAGACGAGCTGAACGTGAAGGCGGAGGAGCAG GTGTTTGAGGCGGCCCTGGCCTGGCTGCGCTATGACCGGGAGCAGCGCGAGCTCTTCCTCCCCGAGCTCCTGACTAAGATCCGGCTGCCcctgtgccagccacagttcctcaCGGACCGGGTGCAGCAGGACGACCTGGTGCGCTGCTGCCATAAATGCCG GGACCTGGTGGACGAGGCGAAGGATTACCACCTGATGCCCGAGCGTAGGCCACACCTCCTGGCATTCAAGACCCGCCCCCGCTGCTGCACCTCCATCGCCGGCCTCATCTACGCCGTGGGAGGACTCAACTCTGCAG GCGATTCGCTGAACGTGGTTGAAGTCTTTGACCCAATCGCCAACCGCTGGGAGAAGTGCCAGCCAATGACGACGGCTCGCAGCAGGGTGGGCGTGGCGGTGGTGAATGGACTCCTGTATGCCATTGGTGGCTATGACGGCCAATCGCGGATGAGCACGGTGGAGGCGTACAACCCTGAGAGCGACTCGTGGAGCCGGGTCGGCAGTATGAACAGTAAGCGGAG TGCGATGGGGACGGTGGTGCTGGACGGACAGATCTACGTCTGCGGGGGATACGACGGCAGCTGCTCGCTGAACTCCGTGGAGACGTATTCCCCAGAGACGGACAA GTGGTCTGTGGTGACCCCCATGAGCTCGAATCGCGGCGCGGCAGGAGTGACTGTATTCGAAGGGCGGATTTACGTGTCGGGCGGACATGACGGGCTGCAGATCTTCAACACT ATGGAGTATTACAACCACCACACAGCTACGTGGCACCCGGTGGCAAATATGCTGAACAAACGCTGCCGTCATGGAGCGGCTTCACTCGGGAGCAAGATGTTCATCAGTGGCGGTTACGATGGTTCTGCATTCTTGAGCGTTGCCGAGGTTTACAACTCCATGGCGGACCAATGGTACCTCATCACCCCTATGAACACTAGGCGCAGCCGCGTCTCTTTAGTAGCCAATTGTGGCCGCCTGTATGCAGTGGGTGGCTATGACGGCCCGTCCAACTTGAACTCTGTAGAAATGTACGACCCTGAGACCAACCGATGGACGTTTATGGCTCCCATGGTTTATCATGAAGGTGGTGTAGGGGTGGGCTGTATACCGCTTCTGACAATATAG